One genomic region from Daphnia magna isolate NIES linkage group LG10, ASM2063170v1.1, whole genome shotgun sequence encodes:
- the LOC116931828 gene encoding mitochondrial cardiolipin hydrolase encodes MNPIDIINYLPKLGLVVVVMGLVECTRQGLGYLQRKRAKQVIRHVIFFPDKKIACKNFFDEIQGCSMVSCDFSHTKTGFKHLLSYLKSAKKSIDIAVYCISCFEIADVVLQRHKVGVRVRVITDLSMEAAFGSQNHRFMKDGIRVQTNKPPFLMHHKFVIIDDEVLCFGSFNWTSQAVTGNNESVVVTNDRWVVEPFCAEFKKLWLETKPDN; translated from the exons ATGAATCCAATAGATATTATTAATTATCTTCCCAAACTTGGTTTAGTTGTCGTAGTTATGGGTTTGGTAGAATGTACTCGGCAAGGTCTCGGCTATCTGCAGCGAAAGCGAGCGAAGCAGGTCATCAGACATGTGATCTTTTTCCCGGACAAGAAAATAGCAtgcaaaaacttttttgatgaaattcaaGGCTGCTCAATGGTTTCTTGTGACTTCAGTCACACAAAGACTGGTTTCAA GCACCTCCTTTCCTACCTAAAGTCTGCAAAGAAATCAATCGACATTGCTGTTTATTGCATCTCTTGTTTTGAGATAGCTGATGTTGTATTGCAGCGTCACAAAGTTGGAGTCAGAGTAAGAGTGATTACAGACCTCAGTATGGAAGCTGCATTTGGATCTCAAAACCATCGTTTCATGAAGGATG GAATCAGAGTACAGACCAACAAGCCTCCATTCCTGATGCATCATAAATTTGTCATCATTGATGATGAAGTGCTTTGCTTTGGCTCATTCAATTGGACTTCTCAAGCAGTCACTGGGAATAATGAATCTGTTGTCGTGACGAATGATCGCTGGGTAGTTGAACCTTTTTGCGCTGAATTCAAGAAGCTTTGGTTGGAAACCAAACCAGATAACTAA
- the LOC116931824 gene encoding LOW QUALITY PROTEIN: uncharacterized protein LOC116931824 (The sequence of the model RefSeq protein was modified relative to this genomic sequence to represent the inferred CDS: deleted 2 bases in 1 codon), translating into MDGFPLPVFNIESEDEEDHEVVEVQDVKSTRCDHLHKLLNDRSLSLPTHNPNTILKKLEAIAEENLLKKDLKETCCTLPGNPRSTFLMVFSPDGSKVASSHGDHNINVTDLRTSKCISTLTGHPRTPWCIAFHPHRNDILASGCLGGQVRVWDLSGGSEMWSVTATEVTTVIASLAFHPSERLLVVATNSTLYFWDWNIPQPFAKCSTANEKQKLRYVSFDPLGNWLLTGISNTFGTSASFAPGTTSSLTGGPLTLGGPGQVTHQINYRMERNEQERERNLQSRYQTLLDQYERLRVRYQELRHRAAELELNASSSQSTSTGTVASFNMNSEVPSPAPSVSTINVPVADQSTINSSRTSPPPPTGDTSLLNTSSSSDRFWRTLMNAAENLRALSNIGRTLNTSQRQAGGPAEGSSRPSGPSLDQDARMRIQLLSRHIENMQRICRSHLEMTRHRRQVYRLQQIRRILEDLREQIRYLQVCVRDSLDLVSRLRTSPAGSSTPLSNQRPNSSHRESAAFANNREAAGSSSTGSNHEGDLQFTSNGRMVMGSRAYSPIQCRRFTNYLFGRLRRIGLQHHRDNSRLRHSFVAGREARYPIRRLGLYRGDSSSLSGNPVEQIDPQPGPSRGYPMGTDFEFDEVMPNLERGLGSGSSSNSFGWRRSRFSRMTRRSNNINVVHPTHRSNSLLHTRHSGIQRRKPSLLSRIFHGRTLQNQIRSLATYHSTLESTTPVNLESGRPSDQSLRPLMERLESHFRLQRQTMGILAQLNEAAVANGIGSNVEGNNPTPAAGAPGENSVDGGGVPTASFSDSGVSSRGGPWASNVLHSIRHFRARRDAFERARSFESRLSSSGSVDRFQPPRRMDSNLNIGIPPRFRPSRPFEDEDSSDTDTDVAAESANPAANRWRQSSPIRSPRGVEQRMRLLWREYLSQVVHVQLNSMGESNNGNTSQQPGAGTAQDSGDNDQERTRYRLWLSTMVESLTSFFSQHAINSSDSTDAPPTPSINTTTNRPLPGTPLPSRPGSSSAAGQAQAFPYVSRFSNAMRDEGFMPATEEGPTSPVMASRSTAGPHHAPPPWRVFPRVGHGMGGVGGSAGVSFGIGGADQGPGQQRWNLRRNAESQVSLSAHLTYRIQAWDFCAKDRLIPDIRDPYANIVVPESKIHNDASVDVSADGRFLVTLVPCTSLTGALISLHSLEPSRLGLCLAQVNVDQFVVSVSISPTCRHLLLGLASSRALSVTSRDHALPTLWAQVYQIPIKVFQAQRNGPSAITAAAATATATATATATATTTATATATASSTSGAVHSVVGDLTVDHHQSSRQLLEKKQSIPPPKGSLLHVRDLSQTADVGLTSLNCIRWIPTAGQGFVLGTNKGHLKVIG; encoded by the exons ATGGACGGCTTTCCATTGCCAGTCTTCAACATCGAAtcagaagatgaagaagatcaTGAAGTAGTTGAAGTCCAAGATGTCAAAAGCACTAGATGTGATCATTTGCACAAGCTGTTGAATGATAGGAGCCTTTCACTACCTACTCACAATCCCAATACTATTCTGAAAAAACTTGAAGCCATAGCTGAAGAAAATCTTCTGAAAAAGGATCTGAAAGAAACa tgCTGCACTCTGCCTGGAAATCCAAGATCAACCTTCTTGATGGTTTTCAGTCCAGATGG CTCCAAAGTTGCTTCATCACATGGTGACCACAACATCAATGTGACAGACCTAAGGACAAGCAAGTGCATCTCCACCCTGACTGGGCATCCTCGCACACCGTGGTGCATTGCCTTCCATCCCCATCGAAATGACATTCTTGCATCAGGATGTCTTGGAGGGCAAGTTCGTGTTTGGGATTTGTCT GGAGGAAGTGAAATGTGGTCTGTTACAGCTACAGAAGTGACAACAGTGATAGCGTCCTTGGCTTTTCATCCTAGTGAAAGGCTGCTCGTAGTTGCTACTAATAGTACACTGTATTTCTGGGATTGGAATATTCCCCAACCTTTTGCAAAATGCAGCACAGCGAATGAGAAGCAAAAACTAAG ATATGTTAGTTTCGATCCATTGGGCAATTGGTTACTCACAGGAATATCGAATACTTTTGGCACGTCCGCTTCTTTCGCTCCTGGGACGACCTCGTCTCTGACGGGGGGTCCTTTGACATTAGGAGGCCCGGGTCAAGTAACTCATCAAATTAATTACAGAATGGAACGAAATGAACAGGAACGGGAACGTAACCTTCAGAGTCGTTATCAA ACATTGCTCGACCAGTACGAAAGATTGAGGGTTCGCTATCAGGAATTACGTCATCGCGCAGCAGAGCTAGAACTGAACGCCAGTTCCAGTCAGAGTACTAGCACCGGAACGGTAGCTTCCTTTAACATGAATAGCGAAGTTCCATCACCGGCTCCTTCCGTTTCTACCATTAATGTTCCCGTGGCTGACCAATCGACGATTAACAGCTCCAGGACTAGTCCACCCCCTCCAACAGGTGATACTTCGTTATTGAACACGTCTTCATCGAGCGATCGATTCTGGCGTACGCTGATGAATGCAGCCGAAAATCTACGAGCCCTCAGCAATATCGGTCGAACTTTAAACACCAGTCAACGGCAGGCAGGTGGTCCAGCAGAAGGTTCTTCGAGACCGAGTGGACCCTCGCTAGACCAAGATGCTCGTATGAGAATTCAGCTCCTCAGCCGACATATTGAGAATATGCAACGCATCTGCCGTTCTCATCTTGAAATGACTCGTCATCGTCGCCAAGTTTATCGATTGCAGCAAATCCGTCGCATTCTGGAAGACCTAAGGGAACAAATTCGTTACCTTCAGGTTTGCGTCAGGGATAGTCTAGACCTTGTGTCTCGTCTGCGGACGAGTCCAGCAGGAAGCAGCACGCCCTTGTCAAACCAACGCCCAAATTCTAGTCATCGTGAATCTGCTGCCTTTGCCAATAATCGTGAGGCTGCTGGCAGCAGTAGCACCGGCTCAAATCATGAAGGTGATTTACAGTTCACTAGCAACGGCAGAATGGTTATGGGATCCCGGGCGTATTCTCCAATTCAATGTCGACGTTTCACCAATTATTTGTTCGGTCGTTTACGGCGAATCGGACTCCAACATCATCGAGATAATTCGAGACTACGTCATAGTTTTGTGGCGGGACGGGAAGCCAGATATCCGATCCG TAGGTTGGGTCTTTATCGTGGCGATTCGAGCTCTTTGTCTGGCAATCCCGTCGAACAGATTGATCCCCAGCCAGGACCTTCACGTGGTTATCCGATGGGAACCG attttgaatttgacgAAGTGATGCCCAATCTGGAACGAGGATTGGGATCGGGATCGAGCAGCAATTCGTTTGGCTGGAGGAGATCCCGATTCTCGCGGATGACGCGGCGAAGCAACAACATTAATGTGGTACATCCAACGCACAGAAGCAATTCCCTTCTTCATACTCGTCATTCAGGTATCCAGCGACGCAAACCTTCACTTCTTAGTCGCATTTTCCACGGACGTACGCTCCAAAATCAGATCAGATCTTTGGCGACTTATCACTCGACATTGGAATCCACCACGCCAGTGAATCTGGAATCTGGACGTCCTAGCGATCAG TCCTTGCGTCCCTTGATGGAACGTCTGGAATCGCATTTTAGGCTTCAACGTCAGACCATGGGCATATTAGCCCAGCTGAATGAGGCGGCCGTAGCTAACGGAATTGGCAGCAACGTCGAAGGGAACAACCCGACTCCAGCAGCAGGAGCACCTGGAGAGAATTCGGTTGATGGTGGTGGTGTGCCCACGGCCAGTTTTAGTGACAGTGGCGTATCTTCTCGCGGCGGGCCGTGGGCCTCGAATGTCCTTCACAGTATCCGCCATTTTCGAGCAAgaagggacgcctttgaaaGGGCACGTTCCTTCGAATCGAG ATTGTCTTCCAGCGGCAGTGTGGATCGTTTTCAACCGCCACGACGAATGGATAGCAACCTCAACATCGGAATTCCGCCTCGTTTCCGCCCATCACGTCCGTTTGAAGATGAAGACAGTTCCGATACTGACACTG ACGTGGCCGCAGAGTCGGCGAATCCAGCAGCCAATCGTTGGCGTCAATCCAGTCCAATCCGTTCGCCACGAGGCGTAGAGCAGCGAATGAG ACTCTTGTGGAGGGAATATTTGTCGCAAGTTGTCCACGTGCAACTGAACAGCATGGGTGAAAGCAATAACGGTAACACCAGCCAGCAACCTGGCGCAGGAACAGCGCAGGACAGCGGCGATAACGATCAAGAACGGACACGCTATCGTTTATGGCTCTCGACTATGGTCGAGAGTCTAACGAGTTTCTTTTCCCAGCACGCAATCAATTCCTCTGATTCGACCGATGCACCTCCTACCCCGTCGATAAACACGACGACCAATAGACCATTACCTGGAACTCCTCTACCATCTCGACCTGGCTCGTCATCAGCTGCGGGTCAGGCCCAAGCGTTCCCTTACGTTTCTCGTTTCTCCAACGCCATGAGAGACGAAGGATTCATGCCGGCCACAGAAGAAGGTCCGACGTCTCCGGTTATGGCTTCGCGTTCTACTGCTGGTCCACACCATGCTCCTCCG CCTTGGAGAGTGTTCCCGCGTGTCGGTCACGGTATGGGTGGCGTAGGTGGATCGGCTGGAGTTTCTTTTGGTATCGGTGGAGCGGATCAAGGCCCAGGACAGCAACGATGGAATCTCCGCCGAAATGCGGAATCGCAAGTGTCGTTGAGCGCCCATTTAACCTACCGCATCCAAGCTTGGGATTTTTGCGCCAAAGACAGATTGATCCCCGACATCCGCGATCCCTATGCCAACATTGTTGTTCCCGAAAGTAAGATCCATAATGACGCGAGTGTTGATGTCTCTGCCGACGGCCGTTTCCTTGTTACCCTCGTGCCCTGTACTTCTCTCACTGGAGCTCTCATTA GTCTTCATAGTCTAGAACCATCTCGTCTGGGTTTGTGCCTGGCGCAAGTGAACGTTGACCAGTTTGTTGTTTCGGTCAGCATTTCACCAACTTGTCGTCATCTTTTGCTGGGCCTGGCTAGTTCCCGTGCTCTGTCTGTTACCAGTCGCGATCACGCTCTTCCTACGCTCTGGGCCCAGGTGTATCAAATTCCTATCAAAGTCTTTCAGGCACAGAGAAATGGCCCGTCAGCTAttactgctgctgctgcaactGCAACTGCAACTGCTACTGCAACTGCTACTGCTACTACTACTGCTACTGCAACTGCAACTGCTAGCTCAACTAGTGGCGCTGTTCATAGCGTTGTTGGCGACTTGACAGTTGATCATCATCAAAGTAGTCGTCAACTGTTGGAGAAAAAACAGAGCATTCCACCACCGAAAGGTAGTCTGCTCCACGTACGTGATTTAAGTCAAACGGCTGATGTTGGATTGACCAGTCTCAACTGTATTCGCTGGATTCCTACTGCTGGACAAGGATTTGTATTGGGCACTAATAAGGGTCATCTCAAAGTGATTGGCTGA